In Armatimonadota bacterium, a single genomic region encodes these proteins:
- a CDS encoding glycosyltransferase, whose protein sequence is MKVLHLASWIGRESTGLGRVSAGLMKSQRNIGIDAQIWTMDASDELDFVSEAEALDRGQIRGFAINGPSRLRYSSELISAIQSPVGMEFDILHQQGIWQATSIAANKWRSSKRGPTIVAPQGSLSPWALSVSKWRKKLASGWYEDRNLHQAACLHAGAEDERQYMRDYGLQNPIATIPNGVPDEWLSTEGDAEAFRQKHNIPADKRIFFFLSRITPKKGIPMFLEAMASVPEASKNWHFVIAGFEEFGHLAEVRATADRLGLTASLTFPGSLYGEDKANAFALSDICVLPSYSEGAPMIVLDSLGAGVPVLTTQGTPWEVLNEKDAGWWTEITAEALAKAIVKADSLSSDELKEMGLRGRELVKEQYSWGSIALRMEALYTWLLQGGTAPDFVSFK, encoded by the coding sequence ATGAAAGTTCTCCATCTTGCATCGTGGATTGGCCGGGAGTCGACAGGGCTCGGACGGGTCAGCGCCGGGCTCATGAAGTCCCAGCGAAACATCGGAATTGATGCCCAGATATGGACAATGGATGCCAGCGACGAGCTAGACTTTGTCTCTGAAGCCGAGGCTCTGGATCGAGGCCAGATTCGCGGCTTCGCAATCAACGGTCCCTCTCGGCTTCGGTACTCCTCAGAACTCATCTCTGCGATCCAAAGCCCTGTCGGAATGGAATTCGACATTCTCCACCAACAGGGAATCTGGCAGGCGACCTCAATCGCGGCCAACAAGTGGCGAAGTTCTAAGCGGGGCCCAACAATCGTTGCTCCACAGGGGTCACTTTCACCCTGGGCACTGTCTGTGAGCAAGTGGCGAAAAAAACTAGCTTCTGGTTGGTACGAAGATCGAAATCTGCACCAAGCTGCTTGTCTGCACGCCGGCGCCGAGGACGAGCGGCAGTACATGCGGGACTACGGTCTCCAAAACCCGATTGCGACGATCCCCAACGGTGTTCCAGACGAGTGGCTATCGACCGAGGGGGATGCCGAGGCGTTTCGCCAAAAACACAATATCCCGGCTGATAAGAGAATCTTCTTCTTCTTGTCGCGAATCACGCCTAAAAAGGGAATCCCAATGTTTCTCGAAGCAATGGCTTCGGTCCCTGAAGCCTCCAAGAATTGGCACTTTGTAATTGCTGGCTTCGAAGAGTTTGGCCACCTTGCCGAAGTCAGAGCCACTGCGGACCGGTTGGGTCTTACGGCTTCCCTAACGTTCCCTGGTTCGTTGTACGGAGAAGACAAGGCAAACGCCTTTGCGCTCTCCGACATTTGCGTTTTACCGAGTTATTCGGAAGGGGCACCCATGATCGTCCTAGACTCACTTGGAGCCGGAGTCCCGGTCCTGACAACCCAAGGCACGCCTTGGGAGGTCTTGAATGAAAAGGACGCAGGCTGGTGGACCGAAATCACCGCAGAAGCGCTCGCCAAGGCCATCGTAAAGGCGGATAGTCTTAGCTCCGATGAGCTGAAGGAGATGGGACTTCGAGGTCGAGAGTTGGTGAAAGAGCAATACTCTTGGGGCAGCATTGCCCTCAGAATGGAAGCCCTTTACACATGGTTGTTGCAAGGTGGCACTGCTCCAGATTTTGTGAGTTTCAAGTAG
- a CDS encoding O-antigen ligase family protein — translation MIAELIGIPNAIISYPIRFFVFFLALFQLPRAYSFWRIAPPIMRQGIAAFGLFWIVFYSRALYELYVKEVANSANISVYLTFPFLVSGIPTLALMQPMKESQTKFLRDFFTIVGFGCTSLFVLNIVKMSPEQKALRLLEGRFGLENLNPISAGYVGAVAGLAAISFIVEEGSLPHKNWSRILFGAVSAVMGVAMVLLAASRAPLVAFFVGVMVLLVAEYRIQERAKPRRRIALSLGVSLALVSVITLVGAQLIFGLNPFGRFETAFGDDPTHHNSGTHRLLIGEMAMEHFLTNPLIGNAAFINSVEVYPHNILIEALMAGGILAGIPLIFLAALATLGWIKMITARQNPLLIALAFVWAIAAGNSGVIVENTESWGVMAVMIGFAVTLPFPKKSAEGSALQNPA, via the coding sequence ATGATCGCAGAGCTGATCGGAATCCCCAACGCGATCATCAGCTATCCGATACGCTTTTTTGTCTTCTTTTTGGCCCTGTTCCAACTCCCGAGAGCGTACAGTTTTTGGCGGATCGCGCCCCCGATCATGAGGCAGGGTATCGCCGCTTTTGGCTTATTCTGGATCGTCTTTTACTCCAGAGCCCTGTACGAGCTTTACGTTAAGGAGGTAGCCAACTCTGCGAACATATCGGTCTACCTTACTTTTCCGTTTCTCGTGAGTGGGATCCCCACATTGGCTCTCATGCAGCCAATGAAGGAGTCACAAACCAAGTTCTTGCGCGACTTCTTCACGATCGTTGGATTTGGTTGCACGTCGCTCTTCGTGTTAAACATCGTCAAGATGTCTCCGGAGCAAAAGGCGCTCAGACTACTTGAAGGGCGATTCGGACTCGAAAATCTCAACCCAATTTCAGCAGGATATGTCGGTGCCGTCGCCGGGCTGGCCGCGATCAGCTTCATTGTCGAAGAGGGATCGCTTCCACATAAGAACTGGTCGAGAATATTGTTCGGAGCGGTTTCTGCGGTAATGGGCGTGGCGATGGTTCTTCTGGCGGCGTCCCGGGCGCCATTGGTTGCCTTCTTCGTGGGTGTTATGGTGCTCCTGGTAGCCGAGTACCGGATTCAAGAGAGAGCAAAGCCGAGAAGGCGAATCGCCCTCTCGCTCGGCGTTAGCCTCGCATTGGTATCGGTGATTACTCTCGTCGGTGCCCAGCTGATCTTTGGGCTAAATCCGTTTGGGAGGTTTGAAACCGCGTTCGGAGATGATCCTACTCACCACAACTCTGGCACGCACCGGCTGCTCATCGGGGAGATGGCAATGGAACACTTCTTAACCAATCCTCTAATCGGAAATGCCGCCTTTATCAACTCTGTTGAAGTCTATCCGCACAACATCCTCATCGAGGCCTTAATGGCTGGAGGCATCCTTGCGGGGATTCCGCTCATCTTTCTGGCGGCACTTGCAACGCTCGGCTGGATCAAAATGATTACTGCTCGCCAAAACCCGCTTTTGATCGCGTTAGCGTTCGTTTGGGCCATCGCTGCGGGCAATTCTGGCGTCATCGTCGAGAACACCGAATCCTGGGGTGTCATGGCGGTGATGATCGGTTTCGCCGTGACACTCCCTTTCCCCAAGAAAAGTGCTGAAGGCTCAGCCCTGCAGAATCCGGCGTAG
- a CDS encoding DegT/DnrJ/EryC1/StrS family aminotransferase, with product MKQRRENFLVYGAPLLEQEEMDEVMDTMRSGWLGTGPKTKKFERMMCEYTGAKYAVAVSSCTAALHLSMMSLGIGFGDEVITTPMTFCATANSVIHTGATPKFVDVHRDTMLMDHSLLEAAITPKTRAIIPIHLAGRMCDMDAIHEIAEKHGIAVIEDAAHCIEGTYKGRKVGTISPLTAFSFYVTKNLTTTEGGMILTDDEELASRLSVFALHGMSKDAWKRFSSSGYSHYEVVLPGYKCNMTDMQASLGIHQLNKLERMLVRRNEIWERYQQELQGLGLGLPAPDEADNRHARHLYTIMVDKESCGVSRDEMLTRLNEEKIGSGVHYTALHLHPFYRERFGYKPGDFPNTEWVGDRTLTLPLSAKLTDDDVEDVIWALRRILQG from the coding sequence ATGAAACAACGACGTGAGAATTTCTTAGTTTATGGGGCGCCTCTGCTTGAGCAGGAGGAGATGGACGAGGTCATGGACACCATGCGCTCCGGGTGGCTGGGAACGGGACCCAAAACCAAGAAGTTTGAACGGATGATGTGCGAGTACACAGGTGCTAAGTATGCAGTCGCGGTTAGTTCTTGTACGGCGGCCCTGCACCTATCGATGATGAGTCTGGGGATTGGCTTTGGAGATGAAGTCATCACGACCCCGATGACTTTCTGCGCCACTGCGAACTCGGTGATCCATACCGGCGCGACTCCAAAGTTTGTAGATGTGCATCGCGACACGATGCTCATGGATCATTCGCTCCTTGAGGCGGCGATTACGCCCAAGACGAGAGCGATCATTCCGATCCACTTGGCTGGACGGATGTGCGATATGGATGCGATTCACGAGATTGCGGAAAAGCATGGAATTGCCGTGATCGAGGATGCAGCTCACTGTATTGAGGGCACCTACAAAGGGCGTAAAGTGGGGACGATTAGCCCGCTCACTGCCTTCTCGTTCTACGTGACAAAAAACCTCACGACCACCGAAGGTGGAATGATTCTGACCGATGATGAGGAGCTTGCTTCGAGGCTGTCAGTTTTCGCTCTTCACGGAATGTCGAAGGACGCATGGAAGAGATTCAGCAGTTCAGGCTACTCACACTACGAAGTCGTCTTGCCAGGTTACAAGTGCAACATGACCGATATGCAGGCTTCTCTTGGAATCCATCAATTGAATAAGTTAGAGAGAATGCTTGTTCGACGGAACGAGATCTGGGAGCGCTACCAGCAAGAGCTTCAGGGACTCGGCCTAGGACTGCCGGCACCGGATGAAGCTGATAATCGACACGCCAGGCATCTTTACACCATCATGGTGGATAAGGAGTCCTGCGGGGTCTCAAGAGATGAGATGCTGACGCGTCTCAATGAAGAAAAGATCGGGAGTGGCGTGCATTACACCGCGCTCCATCTGCACCCGTTCTACCGGGAGCGGTTTGGGTACAAACCTGGGGACTTTCCTAACACCGAGTGGGTGGGCGATCGGACGCTGACATTGCCCTTGAGCGCTAAGTTAACGGATGACGATGTCGAAGACGTGATCTGGGCACTACGCCGGATTCTGCAGGGCTGA
- a CDS encoding serine acetyltransferase: MSSSDYSPSFVEKLVYLRRKPVVGKLAYYMLVLFGADIPRSVPIGKHFRLQHWGIGVVIHNLATIGDRVNIFNGVTVGRADAYRKKGTQFEGIVIEDDVMLGTGCKVLCKEGILRVGKGTSVGANAVLLQSTGEYEIWVGAPARCIGKRDPEDINL; the protein is encoded by the coding sequence ATGTCGAGTTCTGATTACAGTCCCAGCTTCGTCGAGAAGCTCGTGTACTTGCGCCGGAAGCCGGTGGTCGGCAAGCTGGCCTATTACATGCTGGTCTTGTTTGGTGCGGATATCCCCCGAAGCGTCCCTATTGGAAAACACTTTCGCCTACAGCACTGGGGAATCGGGGTAGTGATACACAACTTAGCTACGATCGGAGACCGAGTAAATATCTTTAACGGCGTGACTGTGGGACGGGCGGATGCCTACCGCAAGAAGGGCACCCAGTTTGAAGGCATCGTGATTGAGGACGATGTGATGCTGGGGACGGGCTGCAAGGTGTTGTGCAAGGAAGGCATCTTGCGGGTGGGAAAAGGCACCAGTGTAGGAGCAAACGCCGTGCTCTTGCAATCAACGGGCGAATATGAGATTTGGGTGGGAGCTCCGGCGCGCTGCATAGGTAAGCGCGACCCGGAAGACATCAACCTTTGA
- the asnB gene encoding asparagine synthase (glutamine-hydrolyzing), whose protein sequence is MCGILGALAPQFSEVDLNAVQRGLKRIRHRGPDGEGVFVLTSEGVGVSLATDETPPGVNLPSISDYQGAGSQIALGHRRLSILDLSNEGHQPMSYSSERYWMVFNGEVYNFKELRTELQAIGHTFRSGSDTEVVIAAYSEWGSQCFSRFLGMFALVILDLQSRRAVFARDHFGIKPLYYAKCGEVLVFSSEIKALFEFPGISRKCNAQSLYDYLRFGLTDHGEATLFDSIQQLPAAHYAEIDLAGTLEIKPQRYWSISISKPVDISFPEATDRLRELLRESVALHMRSDVPVGSCLSGGLDSTAIVADMVEHMGCAELPTFTYIADDAVLSESTYVDIALKRYNVLNFQTKPSVETIAAGLPGLISVLDQPFGGWSMFAQHKVFELAHEHRIKVILDGQGSDELFGGYTIMLGARASGLLAQGKLFKALELLKYSPQNMSSYKRQMVLMAFGRLVPKALQPMMLKVVGASLYPDWCKASYFVQRGTVAEQRPAGKGPDALRQELKIAVEEISLPRLLRYEDRNSMHFSIESRVPFCNPNIAEFALSLPPEYLVSDKGETKYVLREAMRGVVPDEIIDREKVGFAVPETKLANSMRGWIADQIKLLKEMDLPFLQTELLIKALENHINSSGQHELNQYWRPINVALWAKEFNVEF, encoded by the coding sequence ATGTGCGGGATTCTCGGTGCGCTCGCACCTCAGTTTTCGGAGGTTGATCTCAATGCTGTGCAACGAGGTCTGAAGCGCATTCGTCATCGTGGACCAGATGGAGAAGGCGTGTTCGTTCTGACTTCGGAAGGAGTCGGTGTTAGCCTAGCTACCGACGAGACGCCGCCTGGCGTAAATCTTCCGAGTATCTCGGATTATCAGGGAGCCGGCAGCCAAATCGCTCTGGGACACCGCCGCTTATCCATCCTAGATCTATCGAATGAGGGCCATCAGCCCATGAGCTACTCTTCGGAGCGGTATTGGATGGTTTTCAACGGAGAGGTTTACAACTTTAAGGAGTTGCGGACAGAGTTGCAGGCAATCGGTCACACGTTTCGATCGGGTTCGGATACCGAGGTAGTGATTGCCGCCTATTCGGAATGGGGCAGCCAGTGCTTTAGCCGATTCTTGGGGATGTTTGCGCTGGTAATCCTTGATTTGCAATCGCGACGAGCGGTTTTCGCGAGAGATCATTTCGGGATTAAGCCGTTGTATTACGCGAAATGTGGTGAGGTTCTGGTCTTCAGCTCGGAGATCAAAGCACTATTCGAATTCCCCGGGATTTCGCGCAAGTGCAACGCGCAGTCACTTTACGATTATTTGCGCTTCGGATTGACGGATCATGGGGAGGCCACTCTGTTCGACAGCATTCAGCAACTGCCTGCCGCGCACTATGCTGAAATTGATCTTGCCGGGACCCTGGAGATCAAACCGCAGCGCTATTGGTCGATTTCCATTTCGAAGCCGGTCGACATCAGTTTTCCGGAGGCTACCGATCGTCTTCGAGAATTGCTTCGCGAGTCAGTTGCACTTCACATGCGAAGCGATGTTCCAGTTGGGTCTTGTCTCTCGGGCGGACTCGACTCGACGGCTATTGTTGCAGACATGGTGGAGCACATGGGTTGTGCTGAGTTGCCAACCTTTACTTACATCGCCGATGATGCGGTTCTGAGCGAGTCAACGTATGTCGACATCGCATTGAAGAGATACAACGTCCTCAACTTCCAGACAAAGCCTAGCGTGGAGACGATTGCTGCCGGATTACCAGGGCTAATCTCAGTGCTCGACCAGCCCTTTGGCGGGTGGAGCATGTTTGCCCAACACAAAGTCTTTGAGTTGGCTCATGAACACAGGATCAAGGTGATTCTCGATGGTCAAGGGAGCGACGAACTCTTTGGGGGGTACACCATCATGCTTGGGGCAAGAGCGAGCGGGTTGCTCGCTCAGGGCAAGCTGTTTAAGGCTCTCGAACTGTTGAAGTATTCGCCCCAGAACATGAGCTCCTACAAGCGGCAAATGGTCTTGATGGCGTTTGGCCGGTTGGTTCCGAAAGCTCTTCAACCGATGATGCTCAAAGTTGTCGGAGCGTCGCTCTACCCAGACTGGTGCAAGGCGAGTTACTTTGTCCAGCGAGGGACGGTTGCGGAGCAACGGCCCGCAGGGAAAGGTCCAGATGCATTACGGCAAGAACTCAAGATAGCAGTAGAGGAGATAAGTCTTCCTCGGTTGCTGCGTTATGAGGATCGAAATTCAATGCATTTCTCGATTGAGTCCAGGGTGCCGTTTTGCAATCCAAATATCGCGGAGTTTGCGCTTTCGTTGCCACCTGAATACTTAGTTTCTGACAAAGGAGAGACGAAGTATGTGCTTCGAGAGGCGATGCGAGGGGTGGTTCCAGACGAGATTATTGACCGAGAAAAAGTTGGATTTGCTGTTCCCGAGACAAAGCTTGCAAATTCGATGCGAGGCTGGATTGCCGATCAGATCAAACTGCTGAAGGAAATGGACCTTCCCTTCCTGCAAACCGAATTGCTGATCAAGGCTTTGGAGAATCACATCAATAGCTCAGGGCAACACGAGTTGAACCAGTATTGGCGACCGATCAACGTTGCTTTGTGGGCGAAGGAGTTCAATGTCGAGTTCTGA
- a CDS encoding tetratricopeptide repeat protein, which translates to MLDVRDYWNFGDPVATRAAFEELLPTLTDRAEQLDVHAQIARTYSLPGENQKCLDYLGTYWKEGLELGGRAAASLMIEAGRAYRGLGMIEQARKGFEDVSVNGPEDLRIDALHMLALISEGDQVAFFNQKAITLAKTSKDEWARRWIGSLYNNMGWSCFEAGELDEALEYFESVLLARYEFGQSERVREAQWCIGHTLLAMGRIKDATDIHLEMGGNGETEEDVRRTFSE; encoded by the coding sequence ATGCTTGATGTTCGCGACTATTGGAATTTTGGAGACCCGGTGGCGACACGGGCAGCTTTTGAGGAGTTGCTGCCGACTCTGACAGACCGAGCGGAGCAGCTCGATGTTCATGCCCAGATTGCGCGAACTTACTCGCTTCCCGGTGAGAATCAGAAGTGCCTGGACTACTTGGGGACCTATTGGAAAGAAGGGCTCGAGTTGGGCGGACGAGCGGCGGCAAGCCTTATGATCGAAGCTGGTCGCGCCTATCGGGGACTCGGCATGATCGAGCAGGCTCGCAAAGGCTTTGAGGATGTTTCGGTGAACGGCCCCGAAGATTTGAGAATCGATGCTCTCCACATGCTTGCGCTCATTTCGGAGGGAGATCAAGTGGCGTTTTTCAACCAGAAGGCGATCACTTTAGCCAAGACTTCGAAGGATGAGTGGGCCCGGCGCTGGATTGGATCTTTGTATAACAACATGGGCTGGTCTTGCTTCGAGGCTGGCGAACTCGACGAGGCACTGGAGTACTTTGAGAGTGTCCTGTTGGCTCGTTACGAGTTCGGGCAGAGCGAACGTGTTCGAGAGGCACAGTGGTGCATCGGGCATACTCTGTTAGCGATGGGTCGGATCAAAGATGCCACCGATATTCATCTCGAAATGGGCGGAAACGGGGAAACAGAAGAGGATGTTCGCAGAACGTTTTCCGAATAA
- a CDS encoding alpha/beta fold hydrolase produces MDETYRRWLNRVEYPFALREFDSGDGWINFVDEGDGHPVVFVHGCMTWSFLFRRTIESLSNTYRCIAPDHLGFGLSEKSQTASYLPADHSRRFSSFMDHLGLAEVTLVVHDLGAAIALDWAAQNPDRVRNIVFLNSYLWDMSKNPLAAKLALNYGHPLNRFYYKHIRATPSFVLPPLFADRYRVARPILRQYLYPFDTHRDRIGLFSAVEGYRRDGEWFDDLALKMRNLQDKRTLIVWGLKDPLHTEESLERLQSLFPEAQTITFADTGRLLPEEKPEALTGELTWFLMNSTLPGMSLVDQLGG; encoded by the coding sequence GTGGATGAGACTTATCGAAGGTGGCTCAACCGTGTCGAATACCCGTTTGCACTGCGGGAATTTGATTCTGGGGATGGCTGGATAAACTTCGTCGACGAAGGCGATGGACACCCCGTCGTGTTCGTTCACGGGTGTATGACGTGGTCGTTCCTCTTTCGCCGTACAATCGAATCACTTTCGAACACCTATCGCTGCATCGCTCCAGACCATCTCGGATTTGGACTCTCTGAAAAGTCTCAAACTGCTTCCTACCTACCCGCCGATCACTCCAGGAGATTTTCCAGTTTCATGGACCACTTGGGCCTCGCCGAGGTCACTCTTGTCGTTCACGATCTTGGGGCGGCAATAGCCCTCGATTGGGCGGCACAGAATCCAGACCGCGTCCGAAACATCGTGTTCCTGAACTCGTACCTCTGGGATATGAGCAAGAATCCCCTCGCGGCTAAGCTCGCGCTTAACTACGGACATCCACTCAACCGCTTCTACTACAAGCACATCCGCGCCACTCCCTCGTTCGTGCTTCCACCCCTTTTTGCCGACCGCTACCGAGTCGCCCGGCCGATCTTAAGGCAATATCTCTATCCTTTCGATACCCATCGAGATCGAATTGGGTTGTTTTCAGCGGTCGAAGGCTATCGCCGCGACGGAGAATGGTTTGATGACCTTGCACTCAAGATGAGGAATCTCCAAGACAAGCGAACCCTTATCGTCTGGGGGCTCAAAGATCCGCTTCACACTGAAGAGTCACTCGAAAGGCTTCAAAGCCTCTTTCCCGAAGCCCAAACCATCACCTTCGCCGACACCGGGCGCCTCCTCCCCGAAGAAAAACCCGAAGCCCTTACCGGCGAACTCACCTGGTTCCTCATGAACTCAACTTTGCCAGGGATGAGCCTTGTAGATCAATTGGGCGGCTGA
- the coaBC gene encoding bifunctional phosphopantothenoylcysteine decarboxylase/phosphopantothenate--cysteine ligase CoaBC, whose protein sequence is MNAVLGVSGSVAAYRAADLARELMRSGFTVRVCLTDAAQEFVSVSLFEALTGQPCLVDTFEEPERGRMAHIDWARTADVVVVAPATANTLNKLAGGVGDDMLTTLCLASTKPLVLAPAMNPQMYLHDATQASLSVLAERGAEIVEPLEGDVACGENGQGKLASIPAIVAAVISVVSESSVLKGRRVLITSGPTREPIDDVRYITNRSSGKMGSALARSALRLGAEVTVVAGPQTARLPAGATVVRVETAHEMHDAALGLSGFDYIVGAAAVADYHVTNRVSGKMRRSSESVSLELAPNPDIIAALAAANPSATVIGFAAEPTSDLSIASAKLKRKGLFAIAANDVSQTGQGFDTETNRLDLVFADGRTVSSGLVSKAQCAKWFWEQILSARG, encoded by the coding sequence ATGAACGCCGTTCTCGGCGTGTCGGGGTCCGTCGCGGCGTACCGAGCTGCAGATTTAGCTCGTGAGCTGATGCGTTCGGGCTTCACCGTCCGAGTTTGCCTGACTGATGCGGCCCAGGAGTTTGTATCTGTTTCACTGTTTGAAGCGCTCACCGGGCAGCCATGTCTTGTTGATACTTTCGAGGAGCCCGAGCGGGGTCGAATGGCGCATATCGATTGGGCACGAACGGCGGATGTCGTCGTCGTCGCTCCGGCGACGGCGAATACCCTGAACAAGCTTGCCGGGGGGGTGGGTGACGATATGTTAACCACGCTTTGCCTGGCTTCTACGAAGCCTTTGGTGTTGGCTCCGGCGATGAATCCTCAGATGTATCTACACGATGCTACACAGGCTTCGCTTTCGGTGTTGGCGGAGCGTGGAGCCGAGATCGTTGAGCCGTTAGAGGGCGACGTTGCTTGTGGCGAGAACGGACAGGGAAAGCTGGCTTCGATTCCTGCGATTGTTGCGGCGGTCATCTCGGTTGTTTCTGAGTCATCGGTTCTGAAGGGTCGGCGCGTTTTGATCACTTCTGGCCCGACTCGGGAACCGATTGATGACGTGCGTTACATCACGAATCGGTCTTCGGGCAAGATGGGCTCGGCGTTGGCTCGGTCGGCGTTGCGACTCGGGGCGGAAGTCACGGTAGTTGCGGGACCTCAGACCGCGCGCTTGCCAGCCGGAGCCACCGTTGTGCGAGTCGAGACAGCTCATGAGATGCATGATGCGGCACTTGGCTTGTCGGGTTTTGACTACATCGTCGGTGCGGCGGCGGTCGCAGATTATCATGTGACGAACCGGGTCTCGGGCAAGATGCGTCGGTCTTCTGAGTCGGTCTCGTTGGAGTTGGCTCCGAATCCCGACATTATCGCGGCTCTGGCTGCGGCGAATCCCTCGGCGACAGTCATTGGTTTTGCGGCCGAGCCCACTTCGGATTTGTCGATTGCTTCGGCGAAGCTGAAGCGCAAGGGGCTATTTGCGATTGCCGCGAACGACGTGAGCCAGACTGGTCAGGGTTTTGATACGGAGACGAATCGGCTGGACTTAGTTTTTGCGGATGGCCGGACGGTTTCGAGTGGGCTGGTTTCAAAGGCGCAGTGTGCGAAGTGGTTTTGGGAGCAGATTCTGTCGGCTAGAGGTTAG
- the gmk gene encoding guanylate kinase yields the protein MSKGRLVILSGPSGVGKDTVINAWQARNSNVARVVAYTTRDPRSGELDGLDYNFVSREIFQSKAADGDFLEFKEVHGNFYATPLSDMDALLEDGKIAILKIDVQGALTAMELRSDALTVFLMPPSIEELDGRIRGRGTEDDATIAKRLKNAHDEMAVRDRYQHIVVNQDVEDTVDVLEGLVG from the coding sequence ATGAGCAAGGGACGATTGGTGATACTGAGCGGACCAAGTGGAGTTGGAAAAGACACCGTGATCAACGCCTGGCAAGCTCGGAATTCTAACGTTGCTCGGGTCGTCGCTTACACAACTCGCGATCCTAGATCGGGTGAGTTGGATGGGCTGGATTACAACTTTGTTTCCCGCGAGATCTTTCAATCGAAGGCCGCTGATGGAGACTTCTTGGAGTTCAAAGAGGTTCACGGAAACTTTTATGCCACACCCTTGAGCGACATGGATGCGCTGTTGGAGGATGGCAAGATTGCAATTCTCAAGATAGATGTTCAGGGGGCCCTAACGGCGATGGAGTTGCGATCAGATGCGCTTACAGTGTTTCTGATGCCCCCTTCGATTGAGGAACTTGATGGGCGAATTCGGGGCCGGGGAACCGAGGACGATGCAACGATCGCAAAGCGGCTGAAGAATGCCCATGACGAGATGGCGGTACGCGACAGGTACCAGCACATTGTCGTCAATCAAGATGTGGAAGACACCGTTGACGTCCTCGAAGGCCTGGTGGGATGA